In one window of Bdellovibrio bacteriovorus W DNA:
- a CDS encoding ABC-type Fe3+-siderophores transport system protein (COG0614 ABC-type Fe3+-hydroxamate transport system, periplasmic component), which yields MRVVSMVPSWTETLLRAGIDVVGRTRFCVHPPQSITRIPVVGGTKEADWALIGDLKPDLVLLDKEENPLEMAEDCPFPYLATHVDSLEGLERELRILSEKFNNPYLAELASLCSEVVSHPPMKWDPKRIPGFLDWVKAPTQDFQKVAYLIWKNPWMGVGAQTYIGSVLKKLGAEVKDLHEGEKYPVMELEEIQDCFLLFSSEPFPFHKKIKDLRELGLEGAVVDGECFSWFGVRSLEFLAKHLGIKN from the coding sequence ATGCGCGTTGTGAGTATGGTACCCTCATGGACAGAGACTCTGTTGCGGGCTGGCATAGATGTGGTCGGAAGGACAAGATTTTGTGTTCATCCTCCGCAAAGTATTACGCGCATACCCGTAGTTGGCGGAACCAAAGAGGCTGACTGGGCCCTGATTGGGGATCTAAAGCCAGATTTAGTACTTTTGGATAAAGAAGAAAACCCTCTCGAAATGGCAGAAGATTGCCCATTTCCTTATTTAGCAACTCATGTGGATTCTTTAGAGGGACTAGAAAGAGAACTCCGTATTCTTTCCGAGAAGTTCAACAATCCCTATTTAGCAGAGCTTGCAAGTCTGTGTTCCGAAGTCGTGTCCCATCCCCCGATGAAGTGGGACCCTAAAAGGATTCCTGGCTTCTTAGATTGGGTGAAGGCGCCGACTCAGGATTTTCAGAAAGTGGCTTACTTGATTTGGAAGAATCCTTGGATGGGCGTCGGAGCGCAAACCTATATCGGTTCCGTCTTAAAAAAACTCGGAGCAGAGGTCAAAGATCTGCATGAAGGTGAGAAGTATCCAGTGATGGAGCTTGAAGAAATCCAAGATTGCTTTTTACTTTTTTCTTCAGAGCCTTTTCCGTTTCATAAAAAGATCAAAGACCTTCGCGAGCTCGGTCTTGAAGGTGCTGTTGTTGATGGGGAGTGCTTTTCGTGGTTTGGGGTGAGAAGCCTTGAATTTTTAGCCAAGCACCTTGGAATTAAGAATTAA
- a CDS encoding metallo-beta-lactamase superfamily protein (COG1234 Metal-dependent hydrolases of the beta-lactamase superfamily III) gives MSLQAGKSWEFDKLKFHGLSLSGIRTAISMPEFSLSFDVAQGFPYLLNLKHFFLSHGHLDHAAGVPYIISQKAMTSQAPGNFYMPESLVEPLDRIMKIWQEIEKHEYQYNFIATRPDDEIQLNANHYLKAFPTKHRVDSLGYTLFEKNRKLKKEYSHLNQDQIIDLRRQNIDVQEWIHTPLVSFTGDTEIDFLDSRPWIKKSKILILEATYLDERKSIEQAKHWGHTHLDEVIPRLDDIESEQIVLIHVSSRYSDRDIQKIIQEKIPVKHRPRIAVFPGR, from the coding sequence ATGTCCCTTCAGGCGGGAAAGAGCTGGGAATTTGATAAACTCAAATTCCACGGCCTTTCCCTCTCGGGAATTCGTACGGCCATCTCGATGCCAGAATTTTCTCTGAGCTTTGATGTTGCTCAAGGATTCCCGTACCTTCTAAATCTTAAGCACTTCTTTTTATCCCACGGCCATTTAGATCATGCTGCCGGAGTGCCTTATATTATTTCCCAAAAGGCGATGACCTCACAGGCTCCGGGCAATTTCTATATGCCGGAAAGTCTTGTTGAGCCGTTAGATCGCATTATGAAGATTTGGCAAGAGATTGAAAAGCATGAGTATCAATACAACTTCATCGCCACTCGCCCTGATGACGAAATTCAATTAAACGCCAATCACTATCTCAAAGCCTTTCCAACGAAACATCGTGTGGACTCTTTGGGCTACACTCTTTTTGAAAAGAATCGCAAACTCAAAAAAGAATATAGCCACTTAAATCAAGATCAGATCATTGATCTCCGCCGTCAAAACATTGATGTGCAAGAGTGGATTCATACTCCCCTAGTCAGCTTTACGGGTGATACTGAAATTGATTTTTTAGACTCTCGACCGTGGATTAAAAAATCTAAGATTCTCATCCTAGAAGCAACTTACTTAGATGAGAGAAAGTCGATTGAGCAAGCCAAGCATTGGGGCCATACCCATCTAGATGAGGTCATACCACGACTAGATGATATTGAAAGTGAACAGATTGTTCTCATTCATGTTTCGAGCCGCTATTCCGATCGCGATATTCAAAAAATCATTCAAGAAAAAATTCCTGTAAAGCACCGTCCTCGCATTGCCGTTTTCCCAGGGCGATGA
- a CDS encoding hypothetical protein (COG0542 ATPases with chaperone activity, ATP-binding subunit) — MINLKNNFRIVLGSLSLFFVCLMTNSAAHAAVAKTTVVYFGQVAPTEFQEKVEPLFQERSRSCKGCVIVNHTPYKKTGEVDYAGLKKKIESLPESTSFVFFDFNLKVNDQNRALVEALNKRTANGLVVVGTAGLPPENEASGPLSRTVLGQVNGAIIIGELTERDRLPPTGFYGPEMLTALRSPRNLMGQGYSPLIFAANLAQNWNKKDGTEWVEYLKNKKMKTRKLWLDMGDLF; from the coding sequence ATGATTAATTTAAAAAATAATTTTCGGATCGTTTTAGGATCGCTTTCTCTTTTTTTTGTGTGCTTAATGACAAACTCAGCGGCCCATGCAGCGGTGGCTAAGACCACGGTGGTTTATTTCGGGCAGGTGGCTCCGACAGAGTTTCAAGAAAAGGTGGAGCCTTTATTTCAAGAGCGTTCTCGCTCTTGCAAGGGGTGTGTAATTGTCAATCACACTCCTTATAAGAAAACTGGTGAAGTTGATTATGCGGGCCTTAAAAAGAAGATTGAGTCTCTGCCTGAGTCGACAAGTTTCGTATTTTTTGACTTTAACTTAAAAGTGAATGATCAAAATAGAGCGCTTGTAGAGGCGTTAAATAAAAGAACGGCTAACGGCTTAGTGGTCGTTGGAACAGCGGGTTTGCCACCAGAAAATGAGGCATCGGGCCCTTTAAGTCGCACGGTCTTGGGGCAAGTAAACGGGGCGATCATCATCGGGGAATTAACGGAAAGAGATCGGCTACCGCCAACAGGTTTTTATGGGCCGGAAATGTTAACAGCATTGCGTTCGCCTAGAAACTTAATGGGGCAGGGGTACTCACCTTTGATTTTTGCAGCTAACTTGGCGCAAAATTGGAATAAAAAAGATGGCACTGAGTGGGTTGAGTATTTAAAGAATAAAAAAATGAAGACCCGCAAGCTATGGCTAGATATGGGTGATCTTTTTTAG
- a CDS encoding cardiolipin synthetase (COG1502 Phosphatidylserine/phosphatidylglycerophosphate/cardiolipin synthases and related enzymes) encodes MESWRQVSLFYDGDSFFNSLIRDIRNAQKSVMIESYIFNWDRLTQSLLQELKSARSRGVDVKIVVDGFGAYYQIPHLDKWCSDNQIEFRVFHPLPYPMLWARNLFVKYALWRGSFLRKINRRTHRKMTIIDEEIAYVGSMNFAEYHCAEYVGDAAWRDTGARVIGPPVQRLIMAFQISYLRTYIKGLMSWVNRWKDRSPPYSNFLRLNTTQKMRRQMYQDLLRKFLTAESRIYITTAYFLPKRAILRAMIKAADKGVDIKIIIPGKSDVPLVKWAAFFIIQWLVKKKISIYEYQPSILHAKTMIIDNEAHVGSFNLNHRSLLHDLEVEVILNDQSSLESMIHQWNVDLKNSKPMTQDDVKNPSWFSRQLYRIAFKLRYML; translated from the coding sequence ATGGAGTCATGGCGTCAAGTCTCCCTCTTTTACGATGGGGATAGTTTTTTCAACAGCCTCATCAGAGATATTCGTAACGCACAAAAAAGCGTCATGATTGAATCCTATATTTTTAACTGGGACCGCCTTACTCAAAGCCTCCTTCAAGAGCTCAAATCTGCCCGTAGCCGAGGGGTTGATGTCAAAATTGTCGTCGATGGCTTTGGAGCCTACTATCAAATCCCCCATTTGGACAAATGGTGCTCCGATAATCAGATTGAATTTCGAGTTTTCCATCCACTTCCCTACCCCATGCTATGGGCGCGAAATCTTTTCGTAAAATATGCTCTTTGGCGTGGCTCGTTCCTACGGAAAATCAATCGGCGCACTCATCGAAAGATGACGATCATTGATGAAGAAATTGCCTACGTGGGCAGTATGAACTTCGCTGAATATCACTGTGCCGAATATGTAGGCGATGCTGCGTGGAGAGATACCGGAGCAAGGGTCATCGGCCCCCCAGTGCAAAGACTTATCATGGCCTTTCAAATTTCATATTTAAGAACATACATCAAAGGCTTGATGTCGTGGGTGAACAGATGGAAAGACCGGTCCCCACCTTACTCTAACTTCTTACGACTTAATACGACGCAAAAAATGCGTCGCCAAATGTATCAAGATCTTTTGCGAAAATTCTTAACCGCAGAGTCTCGCATTTATATCACCACTGCTTACTTTCTTCCCAAAAGAGCCATTTTGCGAGCGATGATCAAAGCTGCTGACAAAGGCGTTGATATCAAAATCATTATCCCTGGCAAGTCGGATGTCCCCCTCGTCAAGTGGGCAGCTTTTTTCATTATTCAATGGCTAGTAAAAAAGAAGATCTCCATCTATGAGTATCAACCGAGTATTTTGCATGCTAAGACGATGATTATTGATAACGAAGCTCACGTCGGCTCGTTTAACCTTAATCATCGCAGCCTTCTACATGATTTAGAGGTGGAAGTGATCCTCAATGACCAGTCGAGCCTTGAGAGCATGATCCATCAATGGAACGTGGACCTTAAAAACTCCAAACCGATGACTCAAGATGATGTCAAGAACCCCTCTTGGTTCAGTCGGCAGCTTTATCGCATTGCCTTCAAATTACGTTATATGCTGTGA
- a CDS encoding hypothetical protein (COG1224 DNA helicase TIP49, TBP-interacting protein), which yields MKPYVKIVVTGGPSGGKTTLIDALKKELGQKCALVPEAASILYRGGFPRAKEDVTTKHAQRAIYFTQKELEELVCQTSQKPLIVCDRGSLDSAAYWPYDEDNFFKSLNTSRETELARYDWLIHLDTAPIEFYDSTNPIRTETFQEAWDLNEKIKNAWKGHPRRIVISHNNDFLSKMTTSLAVIQAILAHKSADEVKELLK from the coding sequence ATGAAACCCTATGTAAAAATCGTTGTCACAGGCGGCCCTTCGGGAGGCAAAACTACTCTCATTGATGCACTAAAAAAGGAACTTGGCCAAAAATGTGCCCTCGTTCCTGAAGCAGCTAGTATTCTTTATCGAGGAGGTTTCCCTCGCGCCAAAGAAGACGTGACGACAAAGCATGCGCAAAGAGCCATCTACTTTACTCAAAAAGAATTAGAAGAGCTTGTTTGTCAGACTTCCCAAAAGCCCTTGATCGTTTGCGATCGAGGCTCCTTAGACAGTGCCGCTTACTGGCCTTACGATGAAGACAATTTTTTTAAGAGTTTAAACACATCTCGAGAAACCGAACTAGCTCGCTATGATTGGCTCATCCACCTGGATACAGCCCCGATTGAGTTTTACGATTCCACGAATCCCATTCGCACTGAGACCTTTCAAGAAGCATGGGACCTTAATGAAAAAATTAAAAATGCATGGAAAGGTCACCCTCGTCGTATTGTGATCTCTCACAACAATGACTTCCTTTCCAAAATGACAACATCTCTAGCTGTCATCCAAGCCATCCTCGCACACAAAAGTGCGGACGAAGTGAAGGAGCTTTTAAAATGA